Proteins encoded in a region of the candidate division WOR-3 bacterium genome:
- a CDS encoding T9SS type A sorting domain-containing protein: MAKVFADDVQLLYLSNKPFLTLDSTKVVNDNNGNGKLDPGEYAGIVTYIKNIGNNVATNVQGKLRTTSPYITITDSTYTYGTMNAGMSANNISDPYDLSVHASTPPGHIADFQLVLTSAESTWVRTFSYQVGVAPGTIIWGPKYLPNFPSTQFIYGLAYDRQGDRIYVLDFYSNQIRQYSSDSFVTYLGVITGPEDSVVDITYSRYDDRLYVCNYPQKMVWKIDKSTGAILRQFSNPAQDYPVGLAFKPPNTMWYADRRTALGATQLIYIGDTLGVATQYNSPIQGYLNTRCLAYDSLGNSFVNVQTWFNASQILDSVGVVEFRGTPPVFTGNKFLLNPGWNIRGIEFDPRDGNYWITIVQISGSYVNQVVKVKGFYTPLTPVEESEKENVAQSKLLKVIPNPVRDVVTFKINPTNLKSNFLKVYDINGRLVARIEIKNGMSVLNWNPRAEALSDGIYFVVLEKDDGMITQKFVLTR, encoded by the coding sequence TTGGCGAAGGTCTTCGCCGATGATGTCCAACTCCTTTATTTAAGCAACAAACCATTCCTTACCTTAGATAGCACCAAGGTTGTAAACGACAACAATGGCAATGGCAAACTTGATCCTGGTGAGTATGCTGGTATTGTTACTTATATCAAGAATATCGGAAACAATGTAGCAACAAATGTCCAGGGTAAATTGAGAACCACTTCACCTTATATTACAATTACCGATTCAACCTACACTTACGGAACAATGAATGCAGGAATGAGCGCCAATAATATTTCAGACCCTTATGATTTATCAGTCCATGCCTCAACCCCGCCTGGTCATATTGCTGATTTCCAGCTTGTTCTCACTTCTGCTGAAAGTACCTGGGTTAGAACTTTCTCCTATCAGGTAGGTGTAGCACCAGGTACAATCATCTGGGGTCCTAAGTATCTCCCCAATTTTCCGAGCACCCAATTCATTTATGGTCTTGCCTATGACCGTCAGGGTGATAGGATATATGTCCTTGACTTTTATTCCAATCAGATAAGGCAGTATTCTTCGGATAGTTTTGTTACATATCTGGGGGTAATCACCGGTCCCGAAGATAGTGTTGTGGATATAACCTACAGCAGATATGATGACCGACTATATGTCTGTAATTATCCACAGAAGATGGTCTGGAAGATTGACAAATCTACCGGTGCAATTCTCAGACAATTCAGCAATCCTGCCCAGGATTATCCAGTCGGTCTTGCCTTTAAACCACCCAATACAATGTGGTATGCGGATAGAAGAACCGCACTCGGTGCCACTCAGCTTATTTATATCGGTGATACGCTCGGTGTTGCAACTCAATATAATAGTCCAATACAGGGCTATTTGAATACCCGCTGTCTTGCTTATGATAGTTTAGGCAATTCTTTTGTCAATGTTCAAACCTGGTTCAATGCGAGCCAGATACTTGATAGTGTTGGTGTTGTTGAATTTCGTGGCACACCACCGGTATTTACCGGCAATAAATTCCTCCTAAATCCTGGCTGGAACATCAGGGGTATTGAATTTGACCCGCGTGATGGGAACTACTGGATCACGATTGTTCAAATCAGTGGTTCCTATGTCAATCAGGTTGTTAAGGTAAAAGGATTTTATACTCCACTTACACCTGTAGAGGAATCAGAAAAAGAGAATGTTGCTCAGAGTAAATTGCTGAAAGTAATTCCGAATCCGGTCCGAGATGTGGTAACATTCAAAATCAATCCTACAAACCTTAAGAGCAACTTCTTAAAGGTTTATGATATCAATGGTAGACTTGTTGCAAGGATTGAAATCAAAAATGGAATGTCCGTTCTCAACTGGAATCCCCGGGCTGAAGCACTTTCTGATGGCATTTACTTTGTCGTTCTTGAGAAAGATGATGGTATGATTACCCAGAAATTCGTCCTGACCCGGTAG